From a region of the Streptomyces tirandamycinicus genome:
- the atpD gene encoding F0F1 ATP synthase subunit beta, which yields MTTTVEPTVPAGVATGRVARVIGPVVDVEFPVDAMPEIYNALNVEVPDPANPGTSKTLTLEVAQHLGEGVVRTISMQPTDGLVRQAPVSDTGKGITVPVGDFTKGKVFNTLGEVLNEPEANGQESERWEIHRKAPKFEDLESKTEMFETGLKVVDLLTPYVKGGKIGLFGGAGVGKTVLIQEMIMRVAKLHEGVSVFAGVGERTREGNDLIAEMEESGVLDKTALVFGQMDEPPGTRLRVALAGLTMAEYFRDVQKQDVLFFIDNIFRFTQAGSEVSTLLGRMPSAVGYQPNLADEMGLLQERITSTRGHSITSMQAIYVPADDLTDPAPATTFAHLDATTVLSRPISEKGIYPAVDPLDSTSRILDPRYISQDHYTTAMRVKGILQKYKDLQDIIAILGIDELGEEDKLVVHRARRVERFLSQNTHAAKQFTGVDGSDVPLDESIAAFNAICDGDFDHFPEQAFFMCGGLEDLKKNAKELGVS from the coding sequence ATGACCACCACTGTTGAGCCGACCGTTCCGGCCGGCGTGGCCACCGGCCGCGTCGCGCGGGTCATCGGCCCGGTCGTCGACGTGGAGTTCCCCGTCGACGCGATGCCGGAGATCTACAACGCGCTGAACGTCGAGGTGCCGGACCCGGCGAACCCGGGCACCAGCAAGACCCTCACGCTCGAGGTCGCACAGCACCTCGGCGAGGGTGTCGTGCGCACCATCTCGATGCAGCCCACCGACGGTCTGGTCCGCCAGGCCCCGGTGTCCGACACGGGCAAGGGCATCACCGTCCCGGTCGGCGACTTCACCAAGGGCAAGGTGTTCAATACCCTCGGTGAGGTGCTGAACGAGCCGGAGGCGAACGGCCAGGAGTCCGAGCGCTGGGAGATCCACCGCAAGGCCCCGAAGTTCGAGGACCTCGAGTCGAAGACCGAGATGTTCGAGACCGGCCTGAAGGTCGTCGACCTTCTCACCCCGTACGTCAAGGGTGGAAAGATCGGTCTGTTCGGTGGTGCCGGTGTCGGCAAGACCGTCCTCATCCAGGAAATGATCATGCGTGTGGCGAAGCTGCACGAGGGCGTTTCCGTGTTCGCCGGCGTCGGTGAGCGCACCCGTGAGGGCAACGACCTCATCGCCGAGATGGAGGAGTCCGGCGTTCTGGACAAGACCGCGCTGGTCTTCGGCCAGATGGACGAGCCCCCGGGCACCCGTCTGCGGGTCGCCCTGGCCGGTCTGACCATGGCGGAGTACTTCCGCGATGTGCAGAAGCAGGACGTGCTGTTCTTCATCGACAACATCTTCCGCTTCACCCAGGCCGGTTCCGAGGTGTCCACCCTGCTCGGCCGCATGCCGTCCGCGGTGGGCTACCAGCCGAACCTGGCGGACGAGATGGGCCTCCTGCAGGAGCGCATCACCTCGACCCGTGGTCACTCGATCACCTCGATGCAGGCGATCTACGTCCCCGCGGACGACCTGACCGACCCGGCGCCGGCGACCACCTTCGCCCACCTCGACGCGACGACGGTTCTCTCCCGTCCGATCTCCGAGAAGGGCATCTACCCCGCGGTGGACCCGCTGGACTCCACGTCCCGCATCCTGGACCCGCGCTACATCTCGCAGGACCACTACACGACCGCCATGCGCGTCAAGGGGATCCTGCAGAAGTACAAGGACCTCCAGGACATCATCGCGATCCTCGGCATCGACGAGCTCGGCGAGGAGGACAAGCTGGTCGTCCACCGTGCCCGCCGTGTCGAGCGCTTCCTGTCCCAGAACACCCACGCGGCGAAGCAGTTCACCGGTGTGGACGGTTCGGACGTTCCGCTGGACGAGTCGATCGCCGCGTTCAACGCGATCTGCGACGGCGACTTCGACCACTTCCCGGAGCAGGCCTTCTTCATGTGCGGTGGTCTCGAGGACCTCAAGAAGAACGCCAAGGAGCTCGGCGTCTCCTGA
- a CDS encoding F0F1 ATP synthase subunit epsilon yields the protein MAAELHVELVAADRQVWSGEANLVVARTTSGDIGVMPGHQPLLGVLESGPVTIRTSEATVVAAVHGGFISFADNKLSLLAEIAELADEIDAQRAERALERAKAEDDAAAGRRAEVRLRAVAVR from the coding sequence TTGGCTGCTGAGCTGCACGTCGAGCTGGTCGCCGCCGACCGCCAGGTCTGGTCCGGCGAGGCCAACCTGGTCGTCGCGCGCACCACGTCCGGCGACATCGGCGTCATGCCCGGTCACCAGCCGCTGCTCGGTGTGCTGGAATCGGGCCCGGTGACCATCCGTACGAGCGAGGCAACGGTCGTCGCCGCTGTGCACGGCGGTTTCATCTCGTTCGCCGACAACAAGCTGTCGCTGCTGGCGGAGATCGCCGAGCTGGCGGACGAGATCGACGCCCAGCGCGCCGAGCGTGCGCTGGAGCGCGCGAAGGCCGAGGACGACGCCGCCGCCGGGCGGCGCGCCGAGGTTCGGCTGCGCGCGGTGGCGGTGCGCTGA
- a CDS encoding DUF2550 domain-containing protein has product MFLALLVSGLVVALVVIGLFVFGLRRRLIQRSGGTFDCSLRWNVPDEDDHSGKGWVYGVARYNGDRVEWFRVFSYALRPRRALERSAIEVVSRRLPEGEEELALLSDAVVLGCLHHGTRLELAMSEDALTGFLAWLEAAPPGQRVNVA; this is encoded by the coding sequence ATGTTCCTCGCTCTGCTTGTGAGCGGACTGGTCGTCGCACTGGTGGTGATCGGGCTCTTCGTCTTCGGCCTGCGCCGCAGACTGATCCAGCGCTCGGGGGGCACCTTCGACTGCAGCCTGCGCTGGAACGTGCCGGACGAGGACGACCACTCCGGCAAGGGCTGGGTGTACGGCGTGGCCCGCTACAACGGCGACCGGGTCGAGTGGTTCCGGGTCTTCTCCTACGCTCTCCGGCCGCGCCGCGCCCTGGAACGTTCGGCCATCGAGGTGGTCTCCCGGCGCCTGCCCGAGGGCGAGGAGGAGCTGGCGCTGCTGTCGGACGCGGTCGTCCTCGGCTGCCTGCACCACGGCACCCGCCTCGAACTGGCGATGAGCGAGGACGCCCTGACCGGCTTCCTCGCCTGGCTCGAGGCAGCACCTCCCGGCCAACGAGTCAATGTGGCCTGA
- a CDS encoding glycoside hydrolase family 18 chitinase — MSTSTPRTRTRLRSRATAGLTALLLPLAAMVGLATPAQAATAATATYAKVQDWGTGFEGKWTVKNTGTTSISSWTVEWDFPAGTSVTSAWDADVTSSGTHWTARNKSWNGTLAPGASVSFGFNGAGSGSPSGCRVNGGSCDGGTVPGDNPPSAPGTPSASNVTDTSVTLGWTAATDDKGIKNYDVLRDGTRVATVTGLTYTNTGLTAGTDYSYTVRARDTADQTGPVSGARAVRTTGGDPGPGPGPGSKIKLGYFTNWGVYGRNYHVKNLVTSGTAAKITHINYAFGNVQNGQCTIGDSYADYDKAYTADQSVDGVADTWDQPLRGNFNQLRKLKQRYPHIKILWSFGGWTWSGGFPQAVQNPTAFANSCYNLVEDPRWADVFDGIDLDWEYPNACGLTCDSSGPAAFRNMMQAMRAKFGPNNLVTAAITADASTGGKIDKTDYAGAAQYSDWYNVMTYDFFGAFDADGPTAPHSPLTSYAGIPQQGFTSAEAIAKLKAQGVPAGKLLLGIGFYGRGWTGVTQSAPGGSATGPAPGTYEQGIEDYKVLKNTCPANGTVAGTAYAHCGSQWWSYDTPATIGGKMGWAKNQNLGGAFFWEFSGDTANGELVSAINNGLG; from the coding sequence TTGAGCACGAGCACCCCCCGCACCAGAACCCGCCTCAGGTCCAGAGCGACGGCAGGACTCACCGCCCTGCTGCTGCCCCTCGCCGCCATGGTCGGACTCGCCACGCCCGCCCAGGCGGCGACCGCCGCCACCGCCACCTACGCCAAGGTCCAGGACTGGGGCACCGGCTTCGAGGGCAAGTGGACGGTGAAGAACACCGGTACCACCTCGATCAGCTCCTGGACCGTCGAGTGGGACTTCCCCGCGGGCACGTCCGTCACCTCCGCCTGGGACGCGGACGTCACCTCCTCCGGCACTCACTGGACCGCCAGGAACAAGAGCTGGAACGGCACCCTCGCGCCCGGCGCCTCGGTGTCCTTCGGCTTCAACGGCGCGGGCTCCGGCTCCCCGTCCGGCTGCCGGGTCAACGGCGGCTCCTGCGACGGCGGCACGGTTCCCGGCGACAACCCGCCGTCCGCCCCCGGCACCCCGTCCGCGAGCAACGTCACCGACACCTCGGTGACACTGGGCTGGACCGCGGCCACCGACGACAAGGGCATCAAGAACTACGACGTCCTCCGCGACGGCACACGCGTCGCGACCGTCACCGGCCTGACCTACACCAACACCGGGCTCACCGCGGGCACCGACTACTCGTACACCGTGCGGGCCCGCGACACCGCCGACCAGACCGGCCCGGTCAGCGGCGCCCGCGCCGTGCGGACCACCGGCGGCGACCCGGGCCCCGGCCCCGGTCCCGGCTCGAAGATCAAGCTCGGCTACTTCACCAACTGGGGCGTCTACGGCCGCAACTACCATGTGAAGAACCTGGTGACCTCCGGCACCGCCGCCAAGATCACCCACATCAACTACGCCTTCGGCAACGTCCAGAACGGCCAGTGCACCATCGGCGACTCCTACGCCGACTACGACAAGGCCTACACCGCCGACCAGTCGGTCGACGGCGTCGCCGACACCTGGGACCAGCCGCTGCGCGGCAACTTCAACCAGCTCCGCAAGCTCAAGCAGCGCTACCCGCACATCAAGATCCTGTGGTCGTTCGGCGGCTGGACCTGGTCCGGCGGCTTCCCCCAGGCGGTCCAGAACCCGACCGCCTTCGCCAACTCCTGCTACAACCTGGTCGAGGACCCGCGCTGGGCCGATGTCTTCGACGGCATCGACCTGGACTGGGAGTACCCGAACGCCTGCGGCCTGACCTGCGACTCCAGCGGCCCCGCCGCATTCCGGAACATGATGCAGGCCATGCGCGCCAAGTTCGGCCCGAACAACCTGGTCACGGCCGCCATCACGGCCGACGCCAGCACCGGCGGCAAGATCGACAAGACCGACTACGCCGGCGCCGCGCAGTACTCCGACTGGTACAACGTCATGACGTACGACTTCTTCGGCGCCTTCGACGCGGACGGCCCCACCGCCCCGCACTCGCCACTCACCTCGTACGCCGGCATCCCGCAGCAGGGCTTCACCTCCGCGGAGGCGATCGCCAAGCTCAAGGCGCAGGGCGTGCCCGCGGGCAAACTGCTGCTGGGCATCGGGTTCTACGGCCGCGGCTGGACGGGTGTCACCCAGTCCGCACCGGGCGGCTCGGCCACCGGACCGGCCCCCGGCACCTACGAGCAGGGCATCGAGGACTACAAGGTCCTCAAGAACACCTGCCCCGCCAACGGCACCGTCGCAGGGACCGCGTACGCCCACTGCGGCTCCCAGTGGTGGAGCTACGACACCCCGGCGACCATCGGCGGCAAGATGGGCTGGGCGAAGAACCAGAACCTGGGAGGCGCGTTCTTCTGGGAGTTCAGCGGCGACACGGCGAACGGTGAGCTGGTGAGCGCGATCAACAACGGGCTGGGATAG
- a CDS encoding response regulator, producing MIRVVVAEDQKSVRAGLVLILGSAPDIEVVGEAGDGEEAVRLARALRPDLVLMDVQMPRLDGVSATRQVVGEGLADVLVLTTFDLDAYVFGALRAGAAGFLLKNTEARDLVEAVRTVARGEGLIAPAVTRRLLAEFAAPTPVPSRDAAVLDVLTRREREVLSCLGEGLSNAEIAVRLRMAEATVKTHVSRLLGKLELRSRVQAGVLAKELGV from the coding sequence ATGATCCGGGTGGTGGTCGCGGAGGACCAGAAGTCCGTCAGGGCCGGTCTGGTCCTGATTCTGGGCAGCGCCCCCGACATCGAGGTGGTGGGCGAGGCGGGGGACGGCGAGGAGGCGGTGCGGCTGGCCCGGGCGCTGCGGCCCGATCTCGTACTGATGGACGTGCAGATGCCGCGCCTGGACGGCGTCTCGGCGACCCGTCAGGTCGTCGGGGAGGGCCTTGCGGACGTCCTGGTGCTGACGACGTTCGATCTCGACGCGTATGTGTTCGGCGCGCTGCGCGCGGGGGCCGCCGGCTTCCTGCTGAAGAACACCGAGGCGCGGGACCTGGTCGAGGCGGTGCGCACGGTCGCCCGCGGTGAGGGCCTGATCGCGCCGGCCGTGACCCGGCGGCTGCTCGCGGAGTTCGCCGCTCCCACGCCCGTGCCGTCGCGGGACGCGGCCGTGCTCGACGTGCTGACGCGGCGTGAGCGCGAGGTGCTGTCCTGTCTGGGCGAGGGCCTGTCGAACGCCGAGATCGCCGTCCGGCTCCGGATGGCCGAGGCCACGGTGAAGACCCATGTGAGCAGGCTCCTGGGCAAGCTCGAGCTGCGCAGCCGGGTGCAAGCGGGCGTGCTGGCAAAGGAGTTGGGAGTCTGA
- a CDS encoding sensor histidine kinase, which translates to MTIPRPHRDDVLIAVTGLAGGLLLWSLGLHTTEGVRPLSGPWTVLVPLLAMSGLELLRRTLPIAALLAGTAAITADQFTPGSIATVLMFTDLVYAAVVYGPPASARRIPYATGLITVGATLCSLAWFQEPSALLLGLVVGLVSVGPAATGALVRDHREAAEAARLRAGQTALLAELDRREAITAERARMARELHDLVANHLSAIAIHSTAALSLDEPATTRQALTVIRENSVEGLAEMRRLIGLLRDSGDTAGPAVAPTLAGLDALVAQANTNGAASGLGCTLDDAIDADAAPPAPVALAAYRIVQESLTNALKHADAGEVAVRLTGAAGRALTVTVTSPYGGGPGPRAPGSGAGLVGMRERIALLGGEFEAGPGPGPAGGPARIWRVRAVLPMVDDKEPAA; encoded by the coding sequence GTGACCATTCCCCGTCCCCATCGCGACGACGTCCTCATCGCCGTCACCGGTCTCGCCGGCGGCCTGCTGCTGTGGTCGCTGGGGCTGCACACCACCGAGGGCGTCCGTCCGCTGTCCGGGCCGTGGACAGTGCTGGTCCCGCTGCTCGCCATGTCGGGTCTGGAGCTGCTGCGGCGGACCCTGCCGATCGCCGCACTCCTCGCCGGCACGGCCGCGATCACGGCGGACCAGTTCACGCCGGGGAGCATCGCGACGGTCCTGATGTTCACGGACCTCGTGTACGCGGCCGTCGTGTACGGCCCGCCGGCCTCGGCCCGGCGCATCCCCTACGCCACCGGGCTGATCACCGTCGGGGCCACGCTCTGCTCCCTCGCCTGGTTCCAGGAGCCGTCCGCGCTGCTCCTCGGCCTGGTGGTGGGACTGGTGTCGGTCGGCCCGGCCGCGACGGGCGCACTCGTGCGCGACCACCGCGAGGCCGCGGAGGCGGCACGGCTGCGCGCCGGGCAGACCGCGCTGCTCGCCGAGCTGGACCGCCGGGAGGCGATCACCGCGGAGCGCGCCAGAATGGCCCGGGAACTGCACGACCTGGTCGCCAACCACCTCTCGGCCATCGCCATCCACTCCACCGCCGCGCTGTCCCTGGACGAGCCGGCGACGACCCGGCAGGCCCTCACCGTCATCCGGGAGAACAGCGTGGAGGGCCTGGCGGAGATGCGGCGGCTGATCGGGCTGCTGCGGGACAGCGGCGACACCGCCGGGCCCGCCGTCGCCCCCACCCTGGCCGGACTGGACGCGCTCGTGGCCCAGGCCAACACCAACGGCGCCGCGAGCGGACTGGGCTGCACCCTGGACGACGCGATCGACGCGGACGCGGCACCGCCGGCCCCGGTGGCGCTCGCGGCCTACCGGATCGTCCAGGAGTCGCTCACGAACGCACTGAAGCACGCCGACGCGGGCGAGGTCGCCGTACGGCTCACCGGTGCTGCGGGCCGGGCGCTGACGGTGACCGTGACCAGCCCCTACGGCGGAGGGCCGGGCCCGCGCGCACCCGGCTCGGGCGCGGGCCTGGTCGGGATGCGGGAGCGGATCGCGCTGCTGGGCGGCGAGTTCGAGGCGGGCCCCGGGCCCGGCCCGGCCGGCGGCCCGGCGAGGATCTGGCGGGTGCGGGCGGTGCTGCCCATGGTGGACGACAAGGAGCCCGCAGCATGA
- a CDS encoding cob(I)yrinic acid a,c-diamide adenosyltransferase: MVNLTRIYTRTGDKGTTALGDMSRTSKTDVRISAYADANEANAAIGAAIALGGLPQDVVKVLVRVQNDLFDVGADLCTPVVENPKYPPLRVEQAYIDKLEADCDRFLADLEKLRSFILPGGTPGAALLHQACTVVRRAERSTWAAVEVHGETMNPLAATYLNRLSDLLFILARTANKEVGDVLWVPGGER; encoded by the coding sequence ATGGTCAATCTGACGCGCATCTACACGCGCACCGGCGACAAGGGCACCACGGCGCTCGGCGACATGAGCCGCACGAGCAAGACCGATGTGCGCATCTCCGCGTACGCGGACGCCAACGAGGCCAACGCGGCCATCGGTGCGGCCATCGCGCTCGGCGGGCTGCCTCAGGACGTCGTCAAGGTCCTCGTCCGGGTCCAGAACGACCTGTTCGACGTCGGCGCGGACCTGTGCACGCCCGTCGTGGAGAACCCGAAGTACCCGCCGCTGCGCGTGGAACAGGCCTACATCGACAAGCTGGAGGCGGACTGCGACCGCTTCCTGGCGGACCTGGAGAAGCTCCGCTCGTTCATCCTGCCGGGCGGCACGCCGGGAGCCGCCCTGCTGCACCAGGCGTGCACCGTGGTGCGCCGGGCCGAGCGCTCCACGTGGGCCGCCGTCGAGGTGCACGGCGAGACGATGAACCCGCTGGCGGCGACCTACCTCAACCGCCTCTCCGACCTCCTCTTCATCCTCGCCAGGACGGCGAACAAGGAAGTCGGGGACGTCCTCTGGGTGCCGGGCGGAGAGCGCTGA
- a CDS encoding 3-hydroxyacyl-CoA dehydrogenase family protein yields MARKLAVIGAGLMGSGIAQVSAQAGWDVMLRDVTDAALTRGTDGIKASYDRFVAKGKLEAADAEAALGRITTTTDLDAVADADVVVEAVFEKLEVKHEIFRALDKLVRDEAVLASNTSAIPITKIAAVTERPERVVGTHFFSPVPMMQLCELVRGYKTSDETLATAREFAESVGKTCIVVNRDVAGFVTTRLISALVVEAAKLYESGVASAEDIDIACKLGFGHAMGPLATADLTGVDILLHATGNIYTESQDEKFAPPELMRRMVDAGDIGRKSGQGFYKH; encoded by the coding sequence GTGGCCAGGAAGCTCGCCGTCATCGGGGCCGGACTCATGGGGTCCGGCATCGCGCAGGTCTCCGCCCAAGCGGGCTGGGACGTCATGCTGCGCGACGTCACCGACGCGGCCCTGACCCGCGGCACCGACGGCATCAAGGCCTCGTACGACAGGTTCGTGGCCAAGGGGAAGCTCGAAGCGGCCGACGCCGAGGCCGCATTGGGGCGCATCACCACGACCACGGACCTCGACGCGGTCGCCGACGCGGACGTCGTGGTGGAGGCGGTCTTCGAGAAGCTCGAGGTGAAGCACGAGATCTTCCGTGCGCTCGACAAGCTCGTACGGGACGAGGCCGTGCTCGCCTCCAACACGTCCGCCATCCCGATCACCAAGATCGCGGCCGTGACCGAGCGGCCGGAGCGCGTCGTCGGCACCCACTTCTTCTCGCCGGTGCCGATGATGCAGCTGTGCGAACTCGTCCGCGGCTACAAGACCAGCGACGAGACGCTCGCCACCGCACGCGAGTTCGCCGAGTCCGTGGGCAAGACGTGCATCGTCGTCAACCGCGACGTCGCCGGCTTCGTGACCACCCGTCTGATCTCGGCGCTGGTCGTCGAGGCCGCCAAGCTGTACGAGTCGGGCGTGGCGAGCGCCGAGGACATCGACATCGCCTGCAAGCTCGGCTTCGGCCATGCGATGGGGCCGTTGGCCACCGCCGACCTGACGGGCGTGGACATCCTGCTCCACGCCACCGGCAACATCTACACCGAGTCGCAGGACGAGAAGTTCGCGCCGCCGGAGCTGATGCGCCGGATGGTGGACGCCGGTGACATCGGGCGCAAGAGCGGGCAGGGCTTCTACAAGCACTGA
- a CDS encoding STAS domain-containing protein, whose amino-acid sequence MHIRGDHAELVVGGRLDVRSAADARTVLHAAVDDGVGDLVLDLSSLDSWDATGLGVIMGAHRRAGRCGRRLVLRGVPPQMQRLLVATRLHRILAIEGGIAAESLPRV is encoded by the coding sequence ATGCACATCAGGGGCGACCACGCCGAGCTGGTCGTCGGGGGCCGCCTCGACGTCCGGAGCGCGGCGGACGCCCGAACGGTCCTGCACGCGGCCGTCGACGACGGAGTGGGCGATCTCGTGCTCGACCTGAGCAGTCTGGACTCCTGGGACGCCACCGGTCTCGGGGTCATCATGGGCGCGCACCGACGGGCCGGCCGCTGCGGCCGGCGCCTCGTGCTGCGCGGAGTGCCGCCGCAGATGCAGCGGCTCCTGGTGGCCACCCGGCTGCACCGCATCCTGGCCATCGAGGGCGGAATCGCCGCAGAGTCCCTGCCTCGGGTCTGA
- a CDS encoding ATP-binding protein: MDPKNPEPDGHGHDSDHGSADGGTDGGTGHRPPRDAVPPEFAHQKATPARTVRVIAGDFALTVNPVDGSEIEPCRPGERPAAPARHTSWEREERRRALRPPVPPGPAAPALPLLERQEERQRLVRLLGRGRTVRLTGPAGSGRTALLDAVAADCADLAPDGVVRLSGHHRTPAELLHELFAAVHDAPLHRPDPAELLGHVREIGAVVLVDDLEFGGGALDELLDATPECAFLLAATPDVPAPSAGSQVEEVFLSGLDRGTALELLERAVERPLTDEEANWAGDLWFESEGLPLRFVQAGALLRQRDTLRNGSAQRSADATDDAGDEDDDEGSVFGDGIDTPLPTLGEGAAPAALLASRLSESARDTLRFAVALGGEVPHQAHLPALIGDTHADAALGELTGCALLSPVGSRYRLAAGVAAQLEAAGYAEGALERAHTAARHYAWWTGHPSVTPARASGEADAILAALGALVPAQEAGHAGTAVLLARSAAPAFAAGLHWQAWERTLRTGQEAARTAGEVAEEAYFLHELGVLALCSGSLDRARAELEASIAMRGALADKRGTVAGRRALALVTDREGPRPPGADGAEGEAAPAARAEEPVFPALGVTAVSAPVETADARRQLPAWPAGLVAEARRLVVSGPRRHLVAAGAGALLAVVLGTMVTLGAASDEETPADRVTSEQSANEGEGSEGLDADEPAGTPTSRPADGTSGGTGGAPAAPDTARPGESGSAGDPATQSGGSSTGGSGTNGSATGGSSSATGGTSGSSSSTGGPSSSGGTSTGSTGSTGGSPSSGGTSTGPSGGTSTGPSGGTTDGGSTDGGAASGGTTDGGTTDGGTADGGAADGGTTDGGSSDGGASSTGSPGATTSSPSGSLAGPSSSSS; the protein is encoded by the coding sequence ATGGACCCGAAGAATCCGGAACCGGACGGCCACGGCCACGACAGCGACCACGGCAGCGCCGACGGCGGCACGGACGGGGGCACCGGGCACCGACCGCCGCGCGACGCGGTGCCGCCGGAGTTCGCCCACCAGAAGGCCACGCCGGCACGCACGGTGCGCGTGATCGCCGGCGACTTCGCGCTCACCGTCAACCCGGTCGACGGCAGCGAGATCGAGCCCTGCCGCCCCGGCGAGCGACCCGCCGCGCCCGCACGGCACACCTCCTGGGAACGCGAGGAACGGCGGCGCGCCCTCCGGCCCCCGGTCCCGCCCGGACCGGCCGCCCCCGCACTGCCGCTGCTGGAACGCCAGGAAGAGCGTCAGCGGCTCGTACGCCTCCTGGGGCGCGGCCGCACGGTCCGGCTGACCGGGCCCGCCGGATCGGGCCGTACCGCCCTGCTCGACGCCGTAGCCGCCGACTGCGCCGACCTGGCCCCCGACGGTGTCGTCCGCCTCTCCGGACACCACCGCACGCCCGCCGAGCTGCTCCACGAACTCTTCGCGGCCGTCCACGACGCCCCGCTGCACCGGCCCGACCCGGCCGAGCTGCTGGGCCACGTCCGCGAGATCGGTGCCGTCGTCCTCGTCGACGACCTGGAGTTCGGCGGCGGCGCCCTGGACGAACTTCTCGACGCCACCCCGGAATGCGCCTTCCTGCTCGCCGCGACCCCCGACGTGCCGGCGCCCTCGGCGGGCTCCCAGGTCGAGGAGGTGTTCCTCTCCGGGCTCGACCGCGGCACGGCGCTCGAACTCCTGGAGCGGGCCGTGGAGCGGCCGCTCACCGACGAGGAGGCGAACTGGGCCGGCGACCTCTGGTTCGAGTCGGAGGGACTGCCCCTGCGCTTCGTCCAGGCCGGTGCGCTCCTGAGGCAGCGCGACACCCTGCGCAACGGCTCCGCGCAGCGGTCCGCCGATGCCACCGATGACGCCGGCGACGAGGACGACGACGAGGGCAGCGTCTTCGGCGACGGGATCGACACCCCGCTGCCCACGCTCGGCGAAGGAGCCGCCCCCGCCGCGCTGCTCGCGTCCCGGCTCAGCGAGTCCGCCCGCGACACCCTCCGGTTCGCGGTCGCCCTCGGCGGCGAGGTCCCGCACCAGGCACACCTCCCGGCGCTCATCGGAGACACCCACGCCGACGCCGCGCTCGGCGAGCTGACCGGCTGCGCCCTGCTCAGCCCCGTCGGCTCCCGCTACCGGCTGGCGGCCGGAGTCGCCGCCCAGCTGGAGGCCGCCGGCTACGCCGAGGGCGCCCTCGAACGCGCCCACACGGCCGCCCGGCACTACGCCTGGTGGACGGGGCACCCGTCGGTGACGCCCGCGCGGGCGTCCGGCGAGGCGGACGCGATCCTCGCGGCGCTGGGCGCGCTGGTGCCCGCCCAGGAGGCCGGGCACGCCGGTACCGCCGTGCTGCTGGCCCGCAGCGCCGCGCCCGCGTTCGCGGCGGGACTGCACTGGCAGGCGTGGGAGCGCACGCTGCGAACCGGCCAGGAGGCGGCCCGGACGGCGGGCGAGGTCGCCGAAGAGGCCTACTTCCTCCACGAGCTGGGCGTACTGGCCCTGTGCTCGGGCAGCCTCGACCGGGCACGCGCCGAACTCGAGGCGTCCATCGCCATGCGCGGGGCGCTCGCCGACAAGCGCGGCACGGTCGCCGGCCGCAGGGCGCTGGCGCTCGTGACCGACCGGGAGGGCCCCCGGCCGCCCGGTGCGGACGGCGCGGAGGGCGAGGCGGCCCCCGCCGCTCGCGCCGAGGAGCCGGTGTTCCCGGCCTTGGGCGTCACGGCCGTCTCCGCGCCGGTCGAGACGGCGGATGCCCGCCGTCAGCTCCCGGCCTGGCCCGCCGGCCTGGTCGCGGAGGCGCGCCGGCTCGTCGTCTCCGGCCCCCGGCGCCACCTCGTCGCGGCCGGAGCGGGCGCACTGCTGGCCGTGGTCCTCGGCACGATGGTGACCCTCGGAGCGGCCTCCGACGAGGAGACCCCGGCGGACCGGGTGACCAGCGAGCAGTCCGCGAACGAGGGGGAGGGGAGCGAGGGCCTGGACGCGGACGAGCCAGCCGGCACCCCCACCAGCCGTCCCGCGGACGGCACATCCGGCGGTACGGGGGGCGCACCCGCGGCCCCGGACACCGCGCGGCCCGGCGAGAGCGGCTCGGCGGGCGATCCCGCGACGCAGAGCGGCGGTTCCTCGACGGGCGGCTCGGGTACGAACGGCTCGGCGACCGGCGGTTCGTCGTCGGCCACCGGCGGTACGAGCGGGAGTTCGTCGTCGACGGGCGGTCCGTCGTCGAGCGGCGGCACGTCGACGGGTTCGACGGGTTCGACCGGCGGCTCGCCGTCGAGCGGCGGCACGTCCACGGGCCCGAGCGGCGGGACCTCCACGGGCCCGAGCGGCGGCACCACGGACGGCGGCAGCACGGACGGCGGGGCCGCGAGCGGCGGCACCACCGACGGCGGCACCACGGACGGCGGTACGGCCGACGGCGGGGCCGCGGACGGCGGCACCACCGATGGCGGCAGCTCCGATGGCGGTGCGTCCTCCACCGGGAGCCCGGGGGCCACGACGAGCAGTCCCAGCGGCAGCCTGGCGGGGCCGAGCAGTTCGTCGTCCTGA